In Fragaria vesca subsp. vesca linkage group LG1, FraVesHawaii_1.0, whole genome shotgun sequence, the sequence CTGGTAGCCCAAAGATGGGCAAACCAGGCACAATAATTTCACTATATGATTCGCAAAAAGGGACAAAGATCAGACCTGGAGAGATGACGATAATGAAGATTGGCTCACGTTGCAACTTGCAAAGGTACAAATTTAGAAATGATAAAACTATAGATGAGACTGGATAACGTCTTATACAAACACACGGTAGGAAAACAACTGGGTCTGCATTGCTGCATATAATTACTCTACCTCACGAGTAAACAATGACAAAATTTAGTATGATGATAATATGTAGCATACATGGGCTACATACGAGAGGTATAACCTAATTCCTTTTACCCCTACTTTTTCTAGGTCCAACTACCTCCCAACCATCTTCTGCTTCAACTGCCTGCTTGGTCTTTGGCTCTCTTGCATGAGACTCTGGTTCGTCCACAACCATGTTTGATGAATCATTTCTAGTCATGCTAGGAACAGTAACATCATCGTCATCATCACTATCTTCGTCATCATCCACAACCTGGAGAGAATGAGTGTATCATAATGCAAAAAGTTGCCATATATGAATCAGTCGGAACTCAAATTGTGCGAACTCTCCTGATCTAGATAAACCAAAAACCAACGTCCACAGGCATTTCTACAACACAAATATTTGGCGAATTCATAGAATTGCCCAAACTTCTAATGCACAGGGTTGTGAAAAGTACCTGTTTAACATGAGTAGGAACTCTTTGACTATTGGCTTCCCTTAGGCTTTCAATGGACTTGAAATTGCAATCCAAACATTCTTCATGCATAATCATTATTTTTTCAGCTACCTGTTCAAAATCAGAGGCCAATTTACAGTTACAACAGATTCCACTAGATAAAGATAAAGCAGCTAATCTAAATTCCACTGTTACAGATTCCCAATGGCTCTTAATAGAATTAAAACTACTATCTGAACATTCTGCAAGCATAACTTACGAACTTTCCAACTACTTGTGCAAATCTACAGGCATAAACCATAAACATAGAAAATTGTACTCGTGCAAATTTAAATCATAAACCATAAAGATACAAACTGCAGGTAGAAAATTGCACCCCAGATGTCAACCAGCCTTAAGCTTTCAATAGAACTGAAATACAATCTAGACATTCTTCAAACATTCTTTATGTATAATCACTAACTCTACACATAACTTCATAGATCCGCAAAAGAAAGGAATACAAGATAATACAGAAGCACAAGATTGCATCCCCTATCCACCAGTCATAATCATTTGCTTTTCAGCTCCCTATGCAGAGAATCAGCTGACTAAAGCAGTACAGCAATAGTTTATAACAAAAGAGTTTGAGTTTCTAAAGACGATCAGTTAACCAAGTACTGACGGTCAGACATATGAAACACAGACATCTCACAAATATCTTCACAGTTCCACATTTTAAGTCAAATACACCATCTACAGGGGTAAGCAGATCATTCTCTGGTTCCCACCACAAGCATAGCACAACAAAATTTATTCCTAATACAATCCATCAAGATACTATCAGACATTGCAACATGGCACCTAATAAAATGGAGTAACGAAACATACCTCCTCAATGCTACCATCCTCTGTCATAGTATTCAGAGAAAGCATAGCTTCGTTGAGCATTTCTTCCAAATCATCTATATAAAGAAGTTCTGGAAAAGAATGCAACACATACCTATCAGAACCAATACACTAATCACTGTAAGAAAAGTTCACATATTTCGGCACAAAACTGACAAATGATGAAGTAGAATTCAGTTAGTCCATATTGAGGAGAGATCGATTTAAAGATTTACAGACTGAATTTGGAAAAGGAGAAAGCTTTGAGAAAATTAAGATCACCAGTGGAGTGATTGACCCAGGAGACGATATCGGAGACGAGTTGCTCGGCCTTTTGGCGCGAGTCACGGCCGCCCCACTCGTTCTCGACAGCCAATTGAAGTGCCGACCACCGAGACAGAACTAATCCGACGCCTTCATGGAACACCGCCACAGCCGCCGCCGTTAGCTTTCTCTCAGGCTCCATCTTCAGGGCTGTAAAACCCTAACCCTAAAGCCACTGATGGTGGAAAGATTCGATCTATGAGTCAAGGTTGGTTTTAATATAAACCAGAAAAAAGAAAAAAAAAACAAAAAAGAAAAAGAAGAAAAGAATAAGACTGCTTCTTTTCTCTTTGTTTCTTGGACATGATTACATCGGATTCCATTCTGTCATAGCATGGGTAAATAATATATTTCGCAAGAAAAAAATAAATAAATAAAATAAATAAATGCTAAACAAACAGGTATTAAATAATCTTTTTGATGGCCGTAAATTTAAAAATATTCTCACTTTATACTGGCAGATTTGACAGAAACACAACGACTGTGTGTTCAGGAACAAATTTTTTTCTACTCATGTTGTTGTTGCGTGTGCACCTTCCTACCATCAACCTTCCTATCAGGCTACAATTAGCACTAGGATGGGCTCTAGGGATGAAGATAGGATCAAGTGGAATCCTCCCCCTCCTAGTGTTGTTAAAATCAACTTTGATGATTCAGTTTTTCAACATAGTTTAGATGTTGTTGCTGGTTTTGTGTTGAGAGATGATGTCGGATGTCTCATTGTTGTTATTCTGCGTTGTATTGCGAAAACGTACAAACGTCCCATTTGCAGAACCAACAACCCTTAGGGACAGTCTACTTACAGCGAGAGAGCTGAATTTCAAAAATTGTGCTTGTTGAAGGTGACTCCTCCCTGATCATCAATTGTGGCAACAAGAATGTCCAATGTCCCTGGAAGCTCCTCCAGATTTTTCAGGATATCAGAATAATTGCCACTTGCTTTGATCACATCTCGTTTCATCATGTGTTTCGTGAATCAAATTTTGTTACTAATGCCCTCGCCGCTTTGGGACACAAGCTCGCTAATCCATATTGTTGGGAGGTTAATTTTCGTGTTGTTGTTAGTCCAGCTTTGAATTTCGACCTCTTTGGAGCAGATTGCTCAAGAGGTTCTTTTTTGTAATTTAATCGTTTAACATAAAAAATAAAAACTAAAGCCTCACCTTAAGAACAGTAGCTGCTATAACGAACTTCTCCCTAACTTCTGTCAAGTATCACTGACCTTGGCACTTGAAATATAATGAAACATAACAAAATAAACAACTTTGTTATGCACGAAAAAATCCAAAAAACAAATGAATTGATTAATAAAAAACTAAAAAAAATCACTCAGCAAAATTCTTACAAAAGACAACTTAAATCAACTAGGGTGTGTCTATTGTCACCCCACAAACCACTTTGCTCACCCCACATGTTGATTTATTGAAAGACCAAAATACCTAATGTAAAATTATAGTAAGGGACAATACGTATTTTTAAAAAATAAAAAATAAAAATTAAAAAAATAAAAACGGTAAGAGACAATACATTTTTACAAATTATTTTGTTCTTATTTTTTTAATCATTATATTTTGGATAAACACGTACTTCATAAACCGTAACCCATGTTCGGTTGGTTTAAGGAGTCTGAAGACTAGCATTCAGCTTTGTATTGGCAAAGAGGAACAAATGTCATGGTGAGATGGTCCTCCTAGAGGTCAGAAAAATTTTCTCCTTTTAAGAGATGACACATATGCAGAGTAATTGCTAATTCCAAGATTCTGGAATCAGTGGTTCATATAGATAGGAAGGAAGGCCCCTAATTGCTCGGTATTTTTGATGTACCTTATTTTTGTTCCCAAAATATTATGCATGACTGCTTTTCCTGATAATGGATTCTTCCAATCTCATGACTTAAATTCTGAATGAAGAAAGAAAACAAATTCACATCATCGTGCGGGCATCCAAAACTTTCAAAACCCGCAGCAATGCACGAGAATAATTTCTAGTACGTATATATAGCAGTATACATATATAGCACATTGCAATACCAACTTTATTAGACATGATGATGTACAACACCAGATAAACATGAACATAATCAAGACATGCATATGTATTGATATCAATCAAGCAAAATTGAAGGTAGGAATTCCAATCTGCAGTGCCAACAAGTTTAAGAATGAACGTGCATTTGAAGTTCTCTTGCAACAAAGAAAAAAAATTCTCAGTTTTAAGAAAGATGTTAATTACTTTACTGTTATCAAACAAGCATCCATTTGGCTTGTATGGTATATTAAGAACTGAATTAAGATACTACAGGTCACAGTCATAATGGAGTTATGGATCATGGGAAAGTACATAAGCTCATCCAGGTATATACTCTACAAATGGACCCGTTCTTAATCCCATAACAACGCTACTTCAACAACTTGGTAGCAAAACTCCCTCTTCATCCCCAAAACAACACTTCCATTTCTCATGAAAACACTAGACACACTATTCAGAATCTCACGCTAGATAACTAATCAATACAATAAATTTACCCGTCTATCAGTTCTTGAATACCGTTCCTTGCCTGACTGAGATGGTTAGTGTGTTCAACTTCGGTGGCCCATATATGTTGCATGGAATGCAACGACATCTCCGTTTCCATAAGGTTCTCCGTCTTCAAACGCCTCACAGCATCCAAATCCATCGTACTAGCACCAATAGTCTACAACAAATNNNNNNNNNNNNNNNNNNNNNNNNNNNNNNNNNNNNNNNNNNNNNNNNNNNNNNNNNNNNNNNNNNNNNNNNNNNNNNNNNNNNNNNNNNNNNNNNNNNNNNNNNNNNNNNNNNNNNNNNNNNNNNNNNNNNNNNNNNNNNNNNNNNNNNNNNNNNNNNNNNNNNNNNNNNNNNNNNNNNNNNNNNNNNNNNNNNNNNNNNNNNNNNNNNNNNNNNNNNNNNNNNNNNNNNNNNNNNNNNNNNNNNNNNNNNNNNNNNNNNNNNNNNNNNNNNNNNNNNNNNNNNNNNNNNNNNNNNNNNNNNNNNNNNNNNNNNNNNNNNNNNNNNNNNNNNNNNNNNNNNNNNNNNNNNNNNNNNNNNNNNNNNNNNNNNNNNNCATTGAAGACTATAGACTTCAAAAGGTTTTCATCATAGCTATTGAGGGCATTATCTGAACTCACAGACACAGCAAGATCTTGATAAGACGAATCAAACATTGATCCGTAGTTCCTCACAACAATCCGATGATGATTATTTAAAATTCTCTCAAGATGATAGATTGTGGAACACCATGCATTATTGTTCTTTCTGGTCCACTTTAAGGTCCAGTCACTATTTTCAGAAGCTGACTGTGGGAATTCTTCATACAGCCTCAGCAAGGTTGCTGCTCTTTCATCATTAGCCCAACAACAGCATGGAGAAGAACCATCATCTGCACAAAAGGTAGAGGTTGAAATAATATCAACTAAGGCAACAAGGAGTACAATAGCAACCAATTCCCACCAAGCAAGTAGCCTGCTTCCTAGTGTTGAAGATAGTCCCCATCTGGCTAACATTTTGTTAATACTGACTAGAAAAGTAGCACCAACTGCATTATGCATACATTTTCCGCATGTGTTAATATATAAAACATGGCTTTACAGTTTTACAAAGACTTTGCCGTCATCTAGAAACATATATATTTACAAAGAAAAACATTGCAGTGCAGATGAAACAAAAGGGAGAGATGGTACTCAACAGGTAGGATTCTACATTTAATGTTATTGGTGAGGCCTTCAAACTATATATAAATAATAGAAAACTAGTTTACAAATTGACAAGTCCACTTAGATAGCATGCCATGTGTTTCAAGCCAAGTGCCATCAGTTCATTCCAATAGTTTAACACGGACATTCCCGTGTTAGCCACCACATCAGATTTTGTAAAACCAGCATTGCTATTTCCATTTATGGGATATAGTGTTGGACTTCATCCATATAGAAAATTAATCACATTCAGTTTTCTTAGAGACAGATAAAGCAAAACTTTCATATTCTTTTACATGCTCTCACAAACCTAAGAAAATTCCATAATAATCTTTCTGAAATAAATCAATACATTACCTAGCACAAAGCCAGCAAGCGGGATGTCAACAAGATGCTGCCTCAGGTGATTCTTTAGTTGATAATTGACATTTCTACTTTTCTTCTCTAGAACCAGGAAATGTAGAGCAACAACCTATAGAATTGCAATATTGATAAGTGAAGAAGAAGCTTCATCCCTCTAGGAAAAGGATTAAAGGTACAGAAAAGAATAGTAATTTGCTTGGCTGCTACTAAAAAATTCTAATAAAAAAAATCAAATCTACAGAACTCACCCTGCAGTGCAACAGCATTGGCTTGAAGTCCAAACACTGAACCAATTCAGATATTAACCCTGAGCATATGATCTCTTGGGGGGAAGCATTGGACATGTCTGAAGCAGGATTAGAGCAATTGACAGCACATGAATCATTGACTCTGCTGACGGAATGGATTGTAATAAATGATACAGATGTCAAGATCCATCTTTTCTGCTCCCTGAAAACCAAAGGATAGACATCAAGCAATAATTTAACATATACCAACAGCTTCCAATTCAGCTGATAGATTCCGCTAGGAAATTCTCTTCCCAAATGAAATGTACTTTAGAAGTAAACAAAGACCATGGCATTGTCAACCAGATGGAGTTCTAGCAACCAACATATGGAGGACAAAA encodes:
- the LOC101294204 gene encoding pre-rRNA-processing protein TSR2 homolog, with the translated sequence MEPERKLTAAAVAVFHEGVGLVLSRWSALQLAVENEWGGRDSRQKAEQLVSDIVSWVNHSTELLYIDDLEEMLNEAMLSLNTMTEDGSIEEVAEKIMIMHEECLDCNFKSIESLREANSQRVPTHVKQVVDDDEDSDDDDDVTVPSMTRNDSSNMVVDEPESHAREPKTKQAVEAEDGWEVVGPRKSRGKRN